A window of Natator depressus isolate rNatDep1 chromosome 3, rNatDep2.hap1, whole genome shotgun sequence genomic DNA:
CTACAGTGATCCAGCCATGAAGCAGTTCCTGCTGTACTTGGATGAGTCAAATGCCCTGGGGAAGAAGTTCATCATACAAGACCTGGATGAAACGCATGTTTTTGTGTTAGCTGAGTTGGTTAACTTCCTCCAGGAGAGAGTGGGCGAGTTAATGGACCAGAACTCTTTTCCTATAACACAAAAGTAAAAAGACTAGAAAGTGAATTGACTATGCCAAAATTGCAAGCAACACACAGGAAATCAAAAGAGTTATTGTTCATTCTCTGCGTGACTGATTAGGGAGTCTTAGAGAGAAGACTATAACACTTTTGTTACTATAACAAAATGGATTGTTTCCATAGACTAAATACTTTTGAATTGGCTTTTTGCCATTTTGAGAGAGACTTGAAAGACAGGATACCTTTCAGAGTTTGCTAGTCTGAAGGATTTTCTGATGCttaggggttttgttttttatttttaaataccatGTGTTCCTTTAGGCTCTTCCATTTCTTTTCTTGTCAAATTACATTATCTTAAAACAGGGGGTAATGGTTTTATTTATCAGCATTTCCTTAGAATATTGTGTGGGTTTCACATTCCTGCAGTTGAGATTAGAGCAGATTATAGTATGATTGACTCTGATTAAACCATCTGTATTAAAATGTTACTTTGTGTGACTGATAACACCCTAAGTAAGTTGAGTGCATGATGATATGGAGTActtagcttttatttttaaaatatttgatgtACCAAAATAAAACGTTTTCCCCTCAGTTTCTTAAACGTTGTTTACCAATTAATCATTTGCTAGCACAGCCTTGAGACGGTTACCTAATTCATAGTtctgtattttttaattaaaatatttgtatggaAAAACAAAATACACCAATGATTATgagatttaaatgacaggtttcagagtaacagccgtgttagtctgtattcgtaaaaagaaaaaagaaaaggagtacttgtggcaccttagagactaaccagtttatttgagcatgagcttttgtgagctacagctcacttcatcggatgcatagcatattgtggaaactgcagaagacattataataataataatagccagcaggagagtgagtttgtatgtgtgtctgtggggggggatgggtgagagaacctggatttgtgctggaaatggccctccttgatgatcactttagataagctgttacgagcaggaca
This region includes:
- the GTF2H5 gene encoding general transcription factor IIH subunit 5 gives rise to the protein MVNVLKGVLIECDPAMKQFLLYLDESNALGKKFIIQDLDETHVFVLAELVNFLQERVGELMDQNSFPITQK